One stretch of Nocardia mangyaensis DNA includes these proteins:
- a CDS encoding helix-turn-helix domain-containing protein: MFNARLTPNQLAEVVQVDPKTVQRWIGQGRIPYPVHQHSIAVALGVPEHELWPDTFQQSRYLTANRAPNRPPVVPEEYGEELGGPPPDGRVYQAIDFMEPRERMRELMSWAPAPAARSALADYRGSGNALADAVARQQGTREADYDR, from the coding sequence GTGTTCAATGCGCGGCTGACGCCGAATCAGCTGGCCGAAGTGGTCCAGGTCGACCCGAAGACCGTGCAGCGGTGGATCGGTCAAGGCCGTATTCCGTACCCGGTGCATCAGCACTCGATCGCTGTCGCGCTCGGCGTTCCGGAGCACGAACTCTGGCCCGACACCTTCCAGCAGAGCCGGTACCTCACCGCGAATCGTGCACCGAACCGCCCGCCGGTCGTGCCCGAGGAGTACGGCGAAGAACTCGGCGGCCCCCCACCGGATGGCCGGGTATATCAGGCCATTGACTTCATGGAGCCGCGAGAGCGGATGCGTGAACTCATGAGCTGGGCGCCCGCTCCTGCCGCCCGCTCGGCCCTGGCCGACTACCGCGGCTCCGGTAACGCGCTCGCCGACGCGGTAGCACGCCAGCAGGGCACCCGCGAAGCCGACTACGACCGGTAG
- a CDS encoding helix-turn-helix transcriptional regulator yields MDTTSDRYLQAKDCEALTGIPAGTWRYWAHIGSGPVSFKLGHRRVWRESVILAWIAKQEQATATGGAA; encoded by the coding sequence ATGGACACCACCAGTGACCGATACCTCCAAGCCAAGGACTGCGAAGCCCTGACCGGAATCCCCGCGGGAACGTGGCGGTACTGGGCGCACATCGGCTCAGGTCCGGTGAGCTTCAAACTCGGTCACCGCCGCGTCTGGCGCGAGTCCGTGATTCTGGCGTGGATCGCTAAGCAGGAGCAGGCCACCGCGACCGGCGGAGCTGCTTGA
- a CDS encoding tyrosine-type recombinase/integrase, producing the protein MAARRNRRAGVEDLWTKDERQPDGTVRRVPSKLYGKGKRWRARYVDDDGHEHSMRFARKTDAQTWLDGQVSTIVQGSHVAPSSGREVIAEAGKRWLDVQAHLKETTSSTRDYTWQAHVLPRWGTKSLKDIRKTHVQAWIAEMVAAGVGVPTIENAVGMLRMILESAVDDRQLPSNPCAGVKLPRRQHRPHGYLTHDQVEQLAREVAEQGTVIRFLAYTGLRWGEMAALKVSNFDMLRRRVNVLEAVAEVRGRLVWSTAKNHERRSVPFPEFLAVDLAALMVGQSRDSLVFRSVKGKTLRVSTYRPRVFDKAVERLQVAAREARAEELKSGQGLRTPEYPSLTPHDLRHTAASLAISAGANVKAIQTMLGHKSAALTLDTYADLFPDDLTAVAEALDLAARTARAGTAYPLRTVPGAGE; encoded by the coding sequence ATGGCCGCACGACGGAACCGCCGCGCCGGAGTCGAAGACCTCTGGACCAAGGACGAACGCCAGCCGGACGGCACGGTGCGGCGCGTTCCGTCCAAGCTCTACGGCAAGGGGAAGCGCTGGCGCGCTCGCTACGTCGATGACGACGGGCACGAGCACTCCATGCGCTTCGCCAGGAAGACAGACGCACAGACCTGGCTGGACGGGCAGGTGAGCACCATCGTGCAGGGGAGTCACGTCGCGCCGTCCTCCGGCCGCGAGGTGATCGCCGAGGCGGGTAAGCGCTGGCTCGACGTCCAGGCGCACCTGAAGGAGACGACCAGTTCCACGCGGGACTACACCTGGCAGGCGCACGTCCTTCCGCGCTGGGGTACCAAGAGCCTCAAGGACATTCGGAAGACGCACGTTCAAGCGTGGATCGCCGAAATGGTCGCCGCGGGGGTCGGTGTACCCACCATCGAGAACGCGGTGGGGATGCTCCGCATGATTCTCGAATCGGCGGTGGATGACCGGCAGCTGCCGTCGAACCCGTGCGCCGGGGTGAAGCTTCCGCGACGGCAGCACCGGCCGCACGGTTACCTGACTCACGACCAGGTCGAGCAGCTCGCTCGCGAGGTCGCCGAGCAGGGGACCGTGATTCGGTTCCTCGCTTACACCGGCCTTCGGTGGGGCGAGATGGCAGCGTTGAAGGTGTCGAACTTCGACATGCTTCGGCGCCGGGTGAACGTCCTCGAGGCGGTGGCCGAGGTGCGTGGGCGGTTGGTCTGGTCGACGGCGAAGAACCATGAGCGGCGGTCGGTGCCGTTCCCGGAATTCCTCGCCGTCGACCTGGCCGCGCTGATGGTCGGGCAGAGTCGCGATTCGCTGGTGTTCCGGTCGGTGAAGGGGAAGACGCTGCGGGTATCGACGTATCGCCCGCGGGTGTTCGACAAGGCCGTCGAACGTCTCCAGGTGGCGGCCCGCGAGGCTCGGGCGGAGGAGTTGAAGAGCGGCCAAGGTCTCAGGACGCCTGAGTACCCGTCGCTTACTCCACACGATCTTCGGCACACCGCCGCCTCGCTCGCGATAAGCGCCGGCGCGAATGTGAAGGCGATTCAGACCATGCTCGGGCACAAGTCGGCGGCGCTCACGCTCGACACGTACGCGGACCTGTTCCCGGACGATCTGACCGCGGTCGCGGAAGCGCTTGACCTCGCGGCGCGTACCGCCCGAGCGGGCACTGCGTACCCACTGCGTACAGTCCCCGGAGCGGGGGAGTAG
- a CDS encoding metallophosphoesterase, protein MPVISTSAVRRTALGAAGAAAAGIGYATLIERNAFVLREATMPVLAPGSPTLRILHISDLHMMPGQQLKQQWLRELDRLEPDLVVNTGDNLSHQKAVPAVVQSLGALLARPGLFVFGSNDYFAPVPKNPLKYFKKDHRRVYGDPLPWKDLRAAFTERGWLDLTHTRRDLEVAGIRIASAGVDDPHLQRDRYDTVAGAPNQLAQLSIGVTHSPEPRVLDRFAEDGYDLVLAGHTHGGQLVVPGYGALVTNCGIDKSRVKGASQWGAHTQLHVSAGIGTSPWAPYRFCCRPEATLLTLVGAPPKRPSADTGHGISTSQAVAR, encoded by the coding sequence ATGCCCGTTATCTCGACGTCCGCTGTCCGCCGAACCGCGTTGGGAGCCGCCGGGGCCGCCGCCGCAGGCATCGGCTACGCCACGCTGATCGAACGGAACGCGTTCGTCCTGCGCGAAGCGACGATGCCGGTGCTCGCGCCCGGCTCGCCCACGCTGCGCATTCTGCACATCAGCGACCTACACATGATGCCGGGGCAGCAGCTCAAACAGCAGTGGCTGCGCGAACTCGATCGGCTCGAACCCGACCTGGTCGTGAATACCGGCGACAATCTTTCGCATCAGAAGGCCGTGCCCGCCGTTGTGCAATCCCTCGGTGCGCTGCTGGCTCGTCCCGGCTTGTTCGTGTTCGGTTCGAACGATTATTTCGCGCCGGTGCCGAAGAATCCGCTGAAGTATTTCAAGAAAGATCATCGCCGCGTGTACGGCGATCCGCTGCCCTGGAAAGATCTGCGCGCCGCGTTCACCGAGCGCGGTTGGCTGGATCTGACCCACACCCGTCGCGACCTCGAAGTCGCTGGTATCCGCATCGCCAGCGCAGGCGTCGACGACCCGCACCTGCAGCGCGATCGCTACGACACCGTGGCAGGCGCGCCGAACCAGCTGGCACAGCTGAGCATCGGCGTGACCCACTCGCCCGAGCCGCGGGTGCTCGACCGGTTCGCCGAGGACGGCTACGACCTGGTGCTGGCCGGGCACACCCATGGCGGTCAGCTGGTCGTGCCGGGCTACGGCGCGCTGGTGACCAATTGCGGCATCGACAAGTCCCGGGTGAAGGGCGCCTCCCAATGGGGCGCGCACACTCAGTTGCACGTCTCGGCGGGCATCGGCACCTCGCCGTGGGCGCCGTACCGCTTCTGCTGCCGCCCGGAGGCGACCTTGCTGACCCTGGTCGGCGCACCGCCCAAGCGTCCCTCCGCCGACACCGGCCATGGCATTTCCACCTCGCAGGCCGTCGCCCGCTAA
- a CDS encoding GatB/YqeY domain-containing protein — MSELKSQLRADMTAALKAKDTLRLSTLRMVLAAIQNAETSGTQAHDLSDAEVVAVLQKEAKKRNEAAVIYEQNGRGELAANERAEEEVIEDYLPTQLSEAEVAQVADTAIAQVAEEIGERPGMRQMGQVMKAATAIAQGKADGSRLSAAVKARL; from the coding sequence ATGTCGGAACTGAAATCGCAGCTGCGTGCGGATATGACCGCCGCGTTGAAAGCCAAGGACACCCTGCGTCTGTCGACCTTGCGGATGGTGCTCGCCGCGATCCAGAACGCGGAGACCTCGGGAACGCAGGCGCACGATCTCTCCGACGCCGAAGTCGTCGCCGTGTTGCAGAAGGAAGCCAAGAAGCGCAACGAGGCCGCCGTCATCTACGAGCAGAACGGGCGTGGCGAACTGGCGGCGAACGAGCGCGCGGAGGAAGAGGTCATCGAGGACTACCTGCCCACCCAGCTGAGTGAGGCAGAGGTGGCCCAGGTGGCCGACACCGCGATCGCTCAGGTCGCCGAGGAGATCGGCGAACGGCCGGGGATGCGGCAGATGGGTCAGGTCATGAAGGCGGCGACCGCGATCGCCCAGGGCAAGGCCGACGGGTCGCGGCTCTCGGCCGCGGTCAAAGCCCGGCTCTGA
- a CDS encoding penicillin-binding protein, whose amino-acid sequence MPITHTLGRLAGSCALAAVLVAGLLFPLAGGFGFISNRAADAVDNVSAELVEGTVPAVSTMVDASGAPIAWLYEQRRFEVESDRISNNMKLAIVSIEDKRFADHKGVDWQGTLRAFLTNTSSGEVQQGASTLDQQYVKNFNLLVVAKTDAERRAAIETTPARKLREIRMALTLDRELSKDEILTRYLNLVPFGNSSYGIQDAAQTYFGVDAAELTMTQSAMLAGMVQSSSKLNPYTNEKGVTDRRNTVLDTLIQNIPHRAEEFRKAKEEPLGVLPKPKGLPRGCIAADDKGFFCDYALQYLAEAGISREQVDKGGYLIKTTLDPALQASVKRSVNEFADPNLDDIAEVMSVIGPGQDAHPVLAMASSRTYGLDRDANETLLGQPYMMAGHGAGSIFKLFTTAAAMEKGLGIAAQLDVPGTYAARGMGYSNSPGCPADAWCVSNAGAYPGSMSVTDALATSPNTTFVKMIQDVGVEAAVDMSVRLGMRSYTRPKTSGYGDASLAEHIKNNNMGSFTLGPFAINALELSNVAATLASGGKWCPPSPIHEVVDRHGKNVPLTQQACEQVVDPGLANTLANAMSKDDTSGTATAAAQSAGWSAPMSGKTGTTEAHYSSAFLGFTNSLASAVYVYGDSPTPGEICSFPLRSCGSGSLFGGNEPARTWFNAIMPVLGNYPPPSLPPVDDKYVRGANNSQVPDVAGKSQGEATSILTGAGFQVTSVTSSGSQPKGTVMGSSPNGAAIPGSVVTIYISDGTVRVPAPTTPPAEPSAPPPAIPGLPQIPRLPPIPIPVPR is encoded by the coding sequence GTGCCGATCACTCACACGCTCGGGAGACTGGCTGGCAGCTGCGCGCTCGCCGCCGTGCTCGTCGCTGGGTTGTTGTTCCCTCTGGCCGGTGGTTTCGGGTTCATCTCCAACCGAGCCGCCGACGCCGTCGACAATGTGTCCGCCGAACTGGTGGAGGGCACGGTCCCCGCCGTGTCGACCATGGTCGACGCGAGTGGCGCGCCCATCGCCTGGCTCTACGAGCAGCGACGCTTCGAAGTCGAGAGCGATCGCATCTCCAACAACATGAAGCTGGCGATCGTGTCCATCGAGGACAAGCGCTTCGCCGACCACAAGGGCGTCGACTGGCAGGGCACGCTGCGCGCGTTCCTGACCAACACCTCCTCCGGGGAAGTGCAGCAGGGCGCGTCCACGCTCGACCAGCAGTACGTGAAGAACTTCAACCTGCTCGTCGTCGCCAAGACCGACGCCGAGCGCCGCGCCGCGATCGAGACCACCCCGGCCCGCAAGCTGCGCGAGATCCGGATGGCGCTCACGCTCGACCGCGAGCTCAGCAAGGACGAGATCCTCACCCGCTATCTGAATCTGGTGCCCTTCGGCAACAGTTCCTATGGCATCCAGGACGCCGCGCAGACCTACTTCGGCGTCGACGCGGCCGAGCTGACGATGACCCAGTCGGCGATGCTGGCCGGCATGGTGCAGTCCAGCTCCAAGCTGAACCCCTACACCAACGAGAAGGGCGTCACCGACCGGCGCAACACCGTCCTCGACACCCTGATCCAGAACATCCCGCACCGCGCCGAGGAGTTCCGCAAGGCCAAGGAGGAACCGCTCGGCGTGCTGCCCAAGCCCAAGGGCCTGCCGCGCGGCTGCATCGCCGCCGACGACAAGGGCTTCTTCTGCGACTACGCGCTGCAGTATCTGGCCGAGGCCGGGATCAGCCGCGAGCAGGTCGACAAGGGCGGCTACCTGATCAAGACCACCCTCGACCCCGCCCTGCAGGCATCGGTGAAGCGGTCGGTGAACGAGTTCGCCGATCCCAACCTCGACGACATCGCCGAGGTCATGTCGGTGATCGGCCCCGGCCAGGACGCCCACCCGGTACTCGCGATGGCGTCGAGCCGCACCTACGGCCTCGATCGCGACGCCAACGAGACCCTGCTCGGCCAGCCGTACATGATGGCCGGACACGGCGCCGGCTCGATCTTCAAGCTGTTCACCACCGCCGCCGCGATGGAGAAGGGCCTCGGCATCGCCGCACAGCTCGACGTGCCGGGCACCTACGCCGCGCGCGGCATGGGTTACTCGAACTCGCCCGGCTGCCCCGCCGACGCCTGGTGTGTCTCGAACGCGGGCGCCTATCCGGGATCGATGTCGGTGACCGACGCGCTGGCCACCTCGCCCAACACCACCTTCGTCAAGATGATCCAGGACGTCGGCGTCGAGGCCGCGGTGGACATGTCGGTGCGACTCGGCATGCGGTCCTACACCCGGCCGAAGACCTCGGGCTACGGCGACGCCAGCCTGGCCGAGCACATCAAGAACAACAACATGGGCTCGTTCACCCTCGGCCCGTTCGCGATCAACGCGCTCGAGCTGTCCAACGTGGCCGCCACCCTGGCCTCGGGCGGCAAGTGGTGCCCGCCGTCGCCGATCCACGAGGTCGTCGACCGGCACGGCAAGAATGTCCCGCTCACCCAGCAGGCGTGCGAGCAGGTGGTCGATCCCGGCCTGGCCAACACCCTCGCCAACGCGATGAGCAAGGACGACACCAGCGGCACCGCGACGGCCGCGGCCCAGTCGGCGGGCTGGTCGGCACCGATGTCGGGCAAGACCGGAACCACCGAGGCGCACTACTCCTCGGCGTTCCTCGGCTTCACCAACAGCCTCGCCTCGGCGGTCTACGTCTACGGCGACAGCCCGACCCCCGGCGAGATCTGCTCGTTCCCGCTGCGCAGCTGTGGCAGCGGTAGCCTGTTCGGCGGTAACGAGCCCGCGCGCACCTGGTTCAACGCGATCATGCCCGTGCTCGGCAACTATCCGCCGCCGAGCCTGCCCCCGGTCGACGACAAGTACGTGCGCGGCGCGAACAACTCCCAGGTTCCCGATGTCGCGGGCAAGTCGCAGGGCGAGGCCACCTCGATCCTGACCGGCGCCGGCTTCCAGGTGACCTCGGTGACCAGTTCGGGGTCCCAGCCCAAGGGCACGGTGATGGGCAGTTCGCCCAACGGCGCGGCCATTCCTGGTTCGGTCGTCACGATCTACATCAGCGACGGCACCGTCCGAGTCCCCGCGCCCACCACCCCACCGGCGGAGCCATCGGCCCCGCCGCCGGCGATCCCCGGTCTGCCACAGATTCCGCGACTGCCACCGATCCCCATTCCGGTGCCACGCTGA
- a CDS encoding WhiB family transcriptional regulator, giving the protein MHITTPIARLDVEQAEARIAWVAQARCKEVDPDQLFVRGAAQRKAATICRHCPVLMQCGADALDNRVEFGVWGGMTERQRRALLKQHPDVTSWADFFQAQRQHQVAI; this is encoded by the coding sequence ATGCACATCACAACCCCCATCGCTCGACTGGATGTAGAGCAGGCCGAGGCAAGGATCGCTTGGGTTGCCCAGGCGCGATGCAAAGAAGTGGACCCTGATCAGCTGTTCGTTCGCGGCGCGGCCCAGCGCAAGGCGGCAACCATCTGCCGTCACTGCCCGGTACTGATGCAGTGCGGCGCCGACGCGCTCGACAACCGGGTGGAGTTCGGCGTGTGGGGCGGGATGACCGAGCGACAGCGACGTGCCCTGCTCAAGCAGCATCCCGACGTGACGTCGTGGGCCGACTTCTTCCAGGCCCAGCGGCAGCATCAGGTGGCCATCTAG
- a CDS encoding ArsA family ATPase translates to MSEQVTTPPALDVSQIIADPLARVIVCCGSGGVGKTTTAASIALRAAEAGRKVVVLTIDPARRLAQSLGVADLDNTPQRVELGPEVPGELHAMMLNMRRTFDDMVLEHTTPDKAEQIFANPIYQTVASSFGGTQEYMAMEKLGQLAARKEWDLIVVDTPPSRNALDFLDAPKRLGTFLNGKMIRLIMAPGRGVGRFVTGAMSLAMRGVSTIVGGQMLKDASTFLQSLESLFGGFQDRAERTFAMLSKPGTHFFVVAAPEPDALREASFFVDRLSTEQMPLAGLVLNRTHPALSGLSGERALTAADQLADSDPRTAAVLRIHAERVATAKREQRLLHRFTGAHPRVPIVSVTALPFEVSDLDALRAVGDQLAGKPPASA, encoded by the coding sequence ATGAGCGAGCAAGTGACCACCCCGCCGGCGCTGGATGTTTCGCAGATCATCGCCGACCCGTTGGCCAGGGTCATCGTCTGCTGCGGTTCGGGCGGTGTCGGCAAGACCACCACCGCGGCCTCGATCGCGCTACGGGCCGCCGAAGCGGGTCGCAAGGTGGTCGTGCTGACCATCGACCCGGCCCGCAGGCTGGCCCAGTCGCTGGGTGTCGCCGATCTGGACAACACTCCGCAGCGGGTGGAACTGGGTCCCGAGGTCCCCGGCGAGCTGCACGCCATGATGCTGAACATGCGCCGCACCTTCGACGACATGGTGCTCGAACACACCACTCCCGACAAGGCCGAGCAGATCTTCGCCAACCCGATCTATCAGACGGTGGCGTCCTCGTTCGGCGGCACGCAGGAGTACATGGCGATGGAGAAGCTCGGCCAGCTGGCCGCGCGCAAGGAGTGGGACCTGATCGTCGTCGACACGCCCCCCTCGCGCAACGCGCTGGACTTCCTCGACGCCCCCAAACGCCTCGGCACCTTCCTCAACGGCAAGATGATCCGGCTGATCATGGCGCCCGGTCGCGGTGTCGGACGGTTCGTGACCGGCGCGATGAGCCTGGCGATGCGTGGCGTCTCGACCATCGTCGGCGGGCAGATGCTCAAGGACGCCTCGACCTTCCTGCAGTCGCTGGAGTCGCTGTTCGGCGGATTCCAGGATCGCGCCGAACGCACCTTCGCGATGCTGTCCAAGCCGGGCACCCATTTCTTCGTCGTCGCCGCGCCCGAACCGGACGCGCTGCGGGAGGCCTCGTTCTTCGTCGACCGGCTCTCCACCGAGCAGATGCCGCTGGCCGGGCTGGTACTCAACCGGACGCACCCCGCGCTGTCGGGACTGTCCGGTGAGCGCGCGCTGACCGCGGCCGACCAGTTGGCCGACTCCGATCCGCGCACCGCCGCGGTGCTGCGCATCCACGCGGAGCGGGTGGCGACGGCCAAGCGCGAACAGCGGCTGCTGCATCGCTTCACCGGCGCACATCCCCGGGTGCCGATCGTCTCCGTCACCGCCTTGCCGTTCGAGGTCTCCGACCTCGACGCCCTGCGCGCGGTCGGTGACCAGCTGGCGGGCAAGCCACCCGCCTCCGCCTGA
- a CDS encoding ArsA-related P-loop ATPase produces the protein MGAPTAEPVSSVPEPSTGWPQRAAKARLHYVTGKGGTGKSTVSAALALSLAAGGRKVLLVEVESRQSIAQLFDRPPLPPTETRIATADGGGEVMALALDIEHAFLEYLDMFYNLGFAGRAMRRMGAIEFVTTIAPGLRDVILTGKIKECVVRAGKDGKPAFDDIVVDAPPTGRIAGFLDVTQAMAEIAKGGPIASQAEGVSKLLHSDQTMIHLVTLLEALPVQETADAIAELTANDLRIGTVIVNRAAIGQLTPEDRAAAVAGDLDTTAIAASLAEAGITLPDPDFDGLIAEAVDHATALTAQDASAAELARIDVPQLSLPALNEGMDLGGLYELAEQLSAQGVR, from the coding sequence GTGGGAGCACCAACAGCAGAGCCGGTTTCGTCGGTTCCGGAACCGTCGACCGGATGGCCACAGCGCGCGGCCAAGGCCCGCTTGCACTACGTGACCGGCAAGGGAGGCACCGGAAAGTCGACCGTTTCGGCGGCGCTGGCCCTCTCGCTCGCCGCGGGTGGTCGCAAGGTGCTGCTGGTCGAAGTGGAGAGCCGCCAGTCCATCGCGCAGTTGTTCGACCGGCCGCCGCTGCCACCCACCGAGACGCGCATCGCGACCGCCGACGGCGGCGGCGAGGTGATGGCGCTGGCCCTCGACATCGAGCACGCCTTCCTGGAATACCTCGACATGTTCTACAACCTCGGCTTCGCGGGCCGGGCGATGCGCCGGATGGGCGCCATCGAGTTCGTCACCACCATCGCGCCGGGCCTGCGGGATGTGATCCTCACCGGCAAGATCAAGGAATGCGTGGTGCGCGCCGGCAAGGACGGCAAGCCCGCCTTCGACGACATCGTCGTCGACGCGCCGCCGACCGGCCGGATCGCCGGCTTCCTCGACGTCACCCAGGCCATGGCCGAGATCGCCAAGGGCGGCCCGATCGCCTCGCAGGCCGAGGGCGTGTCCAAGCTGCTGCACTCGGATCAGACGATGATCCACCTGGTGACGCTGCTCGAGGCGCTGCCGGTGCAGGAGACCGCGGACGCGATCGCCGAGCTCACCGCCAACGATCTGCGGATCGGCACGGTGATCGTCAACCGGGCGGCCATCGGGCAACTCACCCCTGAAGATCGCGCGGCGGCCGTGGCCGGTGACCTCGACACCACCGCCATCGCCGCGAGCCTGGCCGAGGCCGGGATCACCCTGCCCGACCCGGACTTCGACGGCCTGATCGCCGAGGCTGTCGACCACGCCACTGCGCTGACCGCCCAGGACGCCAGCGCCGCCGAACTGGCGCGCATCGATGTCCCCCAGTTGTCGTTGCCCGCGCTCAACGAGGGCATGGACCTCGGCGGCCTGTACGAACTGGCCGAACAGCTATCCGCGCAGGGAGTGCGATGA
- a CDS encoding DUF4177 domain-containing protein, with protein MSEVTLWEYATVPLLTHATKQILDQWGADGWELVTVLPGPTGEQHVAYLKRQK; from the coding sequence ATGAGTGAAGTCACCCTGTGGGAGTACGCGACCGTGCCGCTGTTGACGCACGCGACTAAGCAGATCCTCGATCAGTGGGGCGCCGACGGCTGGGAGCTGGTCACGGTGCTGCCCGGTCCGACCGGCGAGCAGCACGTCGCCTACCTGAAGCGGCAGAAGTAG
- a CDS encoding RidA family protein, which yields MATAWKDALDRLGVTLPPVAAPVAAYIPAARTGSLVYTSGQLPFVDGELSAVGKVGAEVDLDTAKEAARLCALNALAAVHDLVGLDQVVRVVKVVGFVASAPGFSDQPIVINGASEFLGEVFGEAGVHARSAVGVSELPKNTPVEVELIVELDQAVG from the coding sequence GTGGCCACCGCGTGGAAGGACGCGCTCGACCGGTTGGGCGTCACCTTGCCGCCGGTCGCCGCCCCGGTCGCGGCCTATATTCCGGCCGCGCGGACCGGTTCGCTGGTGTATACCTCCGGTCAGCTGCCCTTCGTCGATGGTGAGTTGTCGGCGGTCGGCAAGGTCGGCGCGGAGGTCGACCTGGACACGGCCAAGGAGGCCGCGCGGCTATGCGCGCTCAACGCGCTGGCCGCGGTGCACGACCTGGTCGGACTCGACCAGGTGGTCCGGGTCGTGAAGGTCGTCGGGTTCGTCGCCTCCGCGCCGGGATTCTCCGATCAGCCGATTGTGATCAACGGCGCATCGGAATTCCTGGGCGAGGTGTTCGGCGAGGCGGGCGTCCACGCGCGCTCGGCGGTGGGTGTCTCGGAGCTGCCGAAGAACACGCCCGTCGAGGTGGAATTGATCGTCGAATTGGACCAAGCAGTCGGATAG
- a CDS encoding MBL fold metallo-hydrolase — MALEHPAYGQVRQVTATAAVLLADNPSQMTLDGTNTWLLRDPGSDSYVVVDPGPKDKKHVAAIVAATGGRIALTLITHHHHDHTGGIDHLVKATGTPVRSVDPAYLRGEVTPLVDGEVIEAAGVPITVLATPGHTTDSVSFLLDDAVLTGDTVLGVGTTVLESAPGALAAFLASLETLRELGAGKALLPAHGPDHPDLAPVAEYYLAHRRERLDQVRAALVELGPDAGAFAVVRKVYADVDKRLWPAARSSVQAQLEYLRAE; from the coding sequence ATGGCACTGGAACATCCCGCGTACGGCCAGGTCAGGCAGGTCACGGCGACGGCGGCGGTGCTACTGGCCGACAATCCGTCGCAGATGACGCTGGACGGCACCAACACCTGGCTGTTGCGCGATCCCGGCAGCGACTCCTACGTCGTGGTCGATCCGGGTCCGAAGGACAAGAAGCACGTCGCCGCGATCGTCGCGGCGACCGGCGGGCGGATCGCGCTGACGCTGATCACCCACCACCATCACGATCACACCGGCGGTATCGATCACCTGGTGAAGGCCACCGGGACGCCGGTGCGGTCGGTCGATCCGGCCTACCTGCGCGGCGAGGTGACCCCGCTGGTCGACGGCGAGGTCATCGAGGCGGCGGGTGTGCCGATCACGGTGCTGGCCACCCCCGGCCACACCACCGATTCGGTGAGCTTCCTGCTCGACGACGCGGTGCTCACCGGTGACACGGTGCTCGGCGTCGGCACCACGGTGCTCGAATCGGCGCCCGGCGCGCTGGCCGCGTTCCTCGCGTCCTTGGAAACGCTGCGTGAGCTCGGTGCGGGCAAGGCACTGCTGCCCGCGCACGGTCCCGATCACCCCGACCTCGCGCCGGTCGCCGAGTACTACCTGGCGCACCGCCGGGAGCGGCTCGACCAGGTGCGGGCCGCGCTGGTCGAATTGGGCCCCGACGCCGGGGCTTTCGCGGTGGTCCGCAAGGTGTACGCCGATGTGGACAAGCGGTTGTGGCCCGCGGCGCGCAGTTCGGTGCAGGCACAGCTGGAGTACCTGCGGGCCGAGTAG
- a CDS encoding Crp/Fnr family transcriptional regulator: MDEALARAGIFQGVEPTAVAALAKQLQPVDFPRGHVIFNEGEPGDRLYIITTGKVKIGRRSPDGRENLLTIMGPSDMFGELSIFDPGPRTSTATTVTEVRAVTMDRDALKSWIDQRPEIAEQLLRVLARRLRRTNNNLADLIFTDVPGRVAKALLQLAQRFGTQEAGALRVTHDLTQEEIAQLVGASRETVNKALADFAHRGWLRLEGKSVLISDSERLARRAR, from the coding sequence GTGGACGAGGCCCTCGCCAGAGCAGGCATCTTCCAAGGCGTCGAGCCCACCGCGGTGGCCGCGCTCGCCAAGCAGCTGCAGCCCGTAGATTTTCCGCGCGGCCACGTCATCTTCAACGAGGGCGAACCCGGCGATCGGCTGTACATCATCACGACGGGCAAGGTGAAGATCGGTCGTCGCTCACCCGACGGCCGGGAAAACCTGCTGACCATCATGGGTCCGTCCGACATGTTCGGTGAACTGTCGATCTTCGACCCCGGCCCGCGTACCTCGACCGCCACCACGGTCACCGAGGTCCGCGCGGTGACGATGGACCGCGACGCACTCAAGTCGTGGATCGATCAGCGGCCCGAGATCGCCGAGCAGCTGCTGCGCGTACTGGCCCGACGCCTTCGCCGCACCAACAACAACCTCGCCGACCTGATCTTCACCGACGTGCCGGGTCGCGTCGCCAAGGCGCTGCTGCAGCTCGCACAGCGTTTCGGCACCCAGGAAGCGGGCGCGCTGCGCGTGACCCACGACCTGACCCAGGAGGAGATCGCCCAGCTGGTCGGCGCTTCCCGGGAAACCGTCAACAAGGCGCTCGCCGATTTCGCCCATCGCGGGTGGCTGCGTCTCGAGGGCAAGAGCGTGCTGATCTCGGACTCCGAGCGTCTGGCCCGCCGCGCTCGTTGA